In Bombus pyrosoma isolate SC7728 linkage group LG2, ASM1482585v1, whole genome shotgun sequence, a genomic segment contains:
- the LOC122577271 gene encoding ubiquitin-conjugating enzyme E2 S isoform X2, with amino-acid sequence MAAVSSISNVENLSPQIIRRVAKEMSELAEQPPEGIRVVLNEEDVTDIQAIIEGPSGTPYAGGFFRVKLALGKDFPQGPPKAFFLTKIFHPNVAKNGEICVNTLKKDWKSDLGIKHILLTVKCLLIVPNAESALNEEAGKLLLERYDDYSERAKMMTEIHAQGGGKGSKAGLDSCTSSEVGGPLPKKHAGDKKLSAEKKKILKDKKRTLKRL; translated from the exons ATGGCTGCTGTGAGTTCT ATATCAAATGTTGAAAACTTATCTCCACAAATTATTCGACGTGTAGCTAAAGAAATGAGTGAATTAGCTGAACAACCACCCGAGGGTATTCGAGTTGTTTTAAATGAAGAAGATGTTACTGACATTCAAGCTATTATAGAAGGACCCT CGGGAACGCCATATGCTGGCGGTTTCTTCAGAGTAAAATTAGCTCTTGGCAAAGATTTTCCTCAAGGACCACCAAAGGCATTTTTCcttacaaaaatttttcatcCAAATGTTGcaaaaaatggagaaatttGTGTCAATACCTTAAAAAAGGATTGGAAATCAGATCTCGgaattaaacatatattacTA aCTGTAAAATGTCTCTTAATAGTGCCAAATGCAGAATCTGCTTTAAATGAAGAAGctggtaaattattattagaaaggTATGACGATTATTCCGAACGAGCAAAAATGATGACAGAAATACATGCACAG GGAGGTGGAAAAGGCAGCAAAGCAGGTCTGGATAGTTGCACATCCTCTGAAGTCGGAGGACCCCTCCCAAAAAAGCATGCAGGAGATAAAAAACTATcagcagaaaagaaaaagatattgaaagaCAAGAAGAGGACACtcaaaagattataa
- the LOC122577242 gene encoding THO complex subunit 4: MKMVDKIDMSLDDIIKQNKGTRPRGGSSRRGRGAGNSPRRGARRTQRVGGGVMRGRNRGGITRNSLPYTRGDVNSAWKHDMFDGVKKVGRSSIGSAGTTKLLVSNLDFGVSDSDIQELFSEFGPLKSAAVHYDRSGRSLGSADVIFERRADAIKAMKQYNGVPLDGREMNIQVATSEIPVTSIRGGPRLSGSNFTQRPQSRFRGSRGAGSVRGRGTGRRGGRGGSRQVTKTPTAEELDAELEAYVKEVK, translated from the exons ATGAAGATGGTTGATAAAATAGACATGAGTCTCGACGATATTATCAAGCAAAATAAAGGAACAAGACCACGCGGCGGCAGTAGCAGACGTGGAAGAGGTGCCGGTAATTCACCTCGTAGAGGAGCACGAAGAACGCAAAGAGTTGGTGGTGGCGTCATGCGAGGACGCAATCGTGGTGGCATTACAAGAAATTCTCTTCCATACACAAGG GGTGATGTAAACAGTGCTTGGAAACACGACATGTTTGATGGAGTAAAAAAGGTTGGCCGAAGTTCAATAGGTAGTGCAGGGACAACCAAGCTCCTTGTATCAAATCTAGACTTTGGAGTATCCGATTCAGACATTCAg GAATTATTTAGTGAATTTGGCCCCTTAAAGTCAGCAGCAGTACATTACGATAGATCAGGTCGATCATTAGGGTCTGCAGAtgttatatttgaaagaagaGCAGATGCTATTAAAGCAATGAAACAATATAATGGCGTACCCTTAGATG GTCGTGAAATGAACATACAAGTTGCTACCTCTGAAATACCAGTCACATCAATCCGAGGAGGACCGAGACTTAGCGGCAGTAATTTTACACAGAGACCTCAGTCCCGCTTTAGGGGTAGCCGTGGAGCAGGATCCGTTAGAG gTCGTGGAACTGGTCGACGTGGTGGCAGAGGCGGCAGTCGGCAAGTAACGAAAACTCCTACCGCTGAAGAATTAGATGCAGAACTGGAAGCTTATGTGAAAGAAGTAAAGTAA
- the LOC122577279 gene encoding protein seele, with protein MLIKYDMKILIVIFSLFFTNGFVKTAEIDNKLLKCLVCRSTVKEIEEELAKIDPSREIEIGNYRLDAQGNAIHKKIPLVQSEVHISDILDNICEKMSDYVRATYKSNGQLTILNLMSPSGSMNPEMSKVDIIQDGDLNKSLKYYCEGIVEEFEDSMISLFIRKENDIKEQLCTNVSKLCNSTDLNEDDEDNEENDINEEHYEL; from the exons atgttgaTTAAATACGAT atgaaaattctaatagtaatattttccctctttttcacAAATGGTTTTGTCAAAACTGCGGAAATTGACAATAagcttttaaaatgtttag TTTGTAGATCAAcagtaaaagaaattgaagaagaattaGCAAAAATTGATCCTTCAAGAGAAATTGAGATAGGAAATTATAGATTAGATGCACAAGGAAATGCTATTCATAAGaag ATTCCACTTGTACAATCTGAGGTACATATATCTGACATCCTAGataatatttgtgaaaaaatGTCAGACTATGTAAGAGCAACATATAAATCAAATGGTCAATTAACAATCTTAAATTTAATGAGTCCATCTGGTAGTATGAATCCTGAAATGAGCAAAGTTGATATTATTCAGGATggcgatttaaataaaagtttaaaatattat TGTGAGGGAATAGTGGAAGAATTTGAAGACTCTATGATTTCACTATTTATTCgcaaagaaaatgatattaaagaaCAATTATGTACAAATGTTTCAAAGCTATGTAATTCTACAGATCTTAATGAGGATGATGAAGATAATGaggaaaatgatataaatgaagaacattatgaattatag
- the LOC122577256 gene encoding ADP-ribosylation factor-like protein 6-interacting protein 1 isoform X2, which yields MADSAAIEREKHMKQLKRRMECWREVILPLNSILLWERSWYPGLIFGITTITFFLIWMLEPAILTIISVTLLILALVDYLVPVVLSLLSPVNKWTGQKEKKLNEICQNLSVIILQLQSLWKLMLKTRNDRPNVYYPGIILCLVLCIWIGSTVNNLLLFYIAVSVLLLTPGFRHKGRAMSIATIWKQSLLVLWSEYS from the exons ATGGCTGATAGTGCAGCAATAGAAAGG GAAAAGCatatgaaacaattaaaacgTAGAATGGAATGTTGGCGTGAAGTAATACTTCCATTGAATTCCATTCTATTATGGGAACGGTCCTGGTACCCTGGCCTCATATTTGGAATTACAACCATAACATTTTT TCTAATATGGATGTTGGAACCTGCTATACTTACAATAATATCTGTAACTCTTCTTATATTGGCTTTGGTTGATTATCTTGTACCAGTTGTATTATCATTGCTGAGTCCTGTCAACAAATGGACAGgccagaaagagaaaaagttaaATGAGATATGTCAAAATTTATCTGTAATAATCTTACAGTTACAAAGTTTGTGGAAATTGATGTTAAAAACACGAAATGATCGTCCCAATGTG TATTATCCAGGTATAATACTTTGTCTTGTTCTTTGTATATGGATTGGAAGTACAGTTAATAACTTgcttctattttatattgcag TGAGTGTCCTTTTACTTACACCAGGATTCAGACATAAGGGACGTGCGATGTCA
- the LOC122577707 gene encoding protein dispatched, translated as MEIWWISRVIAHHPYTILMAILIFSSTCLIVPLAIKKFPDFSDPQLGFEARGTMLAQRLIAWQNLLESNKPSGQLIDNPLEHYYYMQQNLNVRTKPKNKRKGKKKYQKQVTNREEKINKAEIKDKWEELIELKNKNASQDYVENEKFFCNLPLPGYARVVIGRKSKDSNLWSMEGVLAQCYIDAELRSNPHFPSLCQTQIGHNNIEQKCCRSWSPANYVALLSNRSSCLGVTENDLSRVETLLKQCVYYYKNGHLTSNCEEDLNCQKHVPSECYAHNAAYHLLHYLLDIDFISDHRQDPQNKQNSTLKYAMLFLPIATSSATLDFYKELGDNDLSYGKFCVKGMQLGLKSTLFNQLLVSDSILLLVGFAFVTVCIWAYTGSFLLTVTTIIAVIFSLGISYAFYTLILHIKFFPFMNLLAIVVVVGIGADDAFIYCKIWEKKKEKKISNNGLVKLVQETMKHAVPSMFVTSLTTAVAFFASVVSNVTAINCFSLFSGMTVIANFFLMITWLPACVVVSERFKLGVLSPANFITRKIIRPLRLFGDKVTIGFNTILTRVVINFRWCWLLSLGIIAIVCCFIVFKYPGLQLPDTADFQLFDSSHPFEKYDLVYSRKFWFEKHGMIDNEDVLPLRFVWGIKPVDNGNYLDPSLIGTPEWDESFDVSHPESQVWLEKFCRDLRAQPFYRDTLGPLLPNCFIESLHHWMQRRCEDPIDSHINYTPCCKKSEFPYNASTLQRCAVEANAKLYSTPSYLWVRNGVSAGLKFLNEPNLKQLQVSNETNSIIMPTPKIKALVVEYDSIYNYSLSFSNMDQFFHQVETWMQNQLKKAPLGMRGGWFVSRLEFYELQRTLYEGTLWAMGVSLVLALIVLALVTFNPLISLYAIVTIGAAIVVTIAGLILLGWKLNVLESVAVSTAIGLTVDFSLHYVVSYRACTSKEKEDKVKTALAQMAGPTLMASLTSGAAGALMLPSCVLAYIQIGIFLFLVMSISWIYATFFLCSVLAVIGPSSQFAQFQYPRLNLLWKYFRKNKSGDVPESSTDNSGARRKIKGRGMWSESTLSTSSTVCQFHCNEIETFTRPPPSPSLPPSPSSALLQ; from the exons ATGGAAATATGGTGGATTTCTCGAGTAATAGCTCATCATCCTTATACCATTCTAATGGCaatacttattttttcttcaacaTGTTTGATTGTTCCCTTAGctattaaaaagtttcctGACTTCTCTGATCCTCAGTTA GGTTTTGAGGCAAGAGGCACAATGTTAGCACAAAGACTTATTGCTTGGCAAAACTTATTAGAATCAAATAAGCCAAGCGGTCAATTGATTGATAATCCTTTggaacattattattatatgcaaCAG aACTTAAATGTAAGAACAAAACctaaaaataagagaaaaggaaagaaaaagtatcAAAAACAAGTAACtaatagagaagaaaaaataaataaagctgaaattaaagataaatggGAAGAACTAATAGagctaaaaaataaaaatgcgaGTCAAGACTATgttgaaaatgagaaatttttttgtaatttaccATTACCTGGTTATGCACGTGTGGTTATTGGTAGAAAGTCTAAAGATTCAAACTTATGGTCAATGGAAGGTGTACTAGCACAATGCTATATTGATGCAGAACTTAGATCAAACCCACACTTTCCTTCTTTATGTCAAACACAAATAGgacataataatatagaacaaaAGTGTTGCAGAAGTTGGTCACCAGCAAATTATGTTGCACTTCTGTCTAATCGAAGTTCTTGCCTGGGTGTAACAGAAAATGATCTTAGCCGTGTAGAAACTCTTTTGAAACAatgtgtttattattataaaaatggtCATTTAACATCAAATTGTGAAGAAGACTTAAATTGTCAAAAACATGTTCCAAGTGAATGCTATGCGCACAATGCAGCCTATCACTTGTTGCATTACTTATtagatattgattttatttcagatCAT AGACAAGATCCTCAAAATAAACAAAACTCAACATTGAAGTATGCAATGTTATTTTTACCGATTGCTACAAGCTCAGCAACTTTAGACTTTTATAAAGAACTTGGTGATAATGATCTATCCTATGGAAAATTTTGCGTGAAGGGGATGCAATTGGGTTTAAAAAGTACATTGTTTAACCAATTGTTAGTGTCAGATTCTATCTTACTGCTTGTTGGTTTCGCCTTTGTAACAGTTTGCATATGGGCATATACTGGTTCTTTTCTATTAACTGTCACAACCATTATTGCTGTAATTTTTAGTCTTGGCATTTCATATGCATTTTAcactttaattttacatatcaaGTTTTTCCCATTTATGAATCTCTTGGCAATCGTCGTTGTTGTAG gaatAGGAGCAGATGAtgcatttatatattgtaaaatttgggagaaaaaaaaggaaaaaaaaatatcaaataatggATTGGTCAAACTGGTGCAAGAAACAATGAAACATGCTGTTCCATCTATGTTTGTTACATCTCTAACTACTGCAGTAGCATTTTTTGCATCAGTTGTTAGTAACGTTACCGCTATAAATTGCTTTAG TTTATTTTCAGGAATGACTGTTATTGCAAACTTTTTCTTGATGATTACTTGGCTGCCGGCATGTGTCGTTGTGTCAGAACGATTCAAACTAGGCGTTTTATCTCCtgcaaattttataacacgaaaaattattcgaccTTTACGATTATTTGGAGATAAAGTGACAATAGGTTTTAATACTATCCTTACAAGGGtagttataaattttcgatGGTGCTGGTTGTTAAGTTTAGGTATTATAGCAATAGTATGTTGCttcattgtttttaaatacCCTGGATTACAATTGCCAGATACTGCTGATTTCCAATTATTTGATAGTTCTCAtccatttgaaaaatatgatttagtATATTCGCGAAAATTTTGGTTTGAGAAACATGGAATG ATTGATAATGAAGATGTGTTACCATTAAGATTTGTATGGGGTATTAAACCAGTTGATAATGGCAATTATTTAGATCCTAGTTTAATTGGTACACCAGAATGGGATGAATCTTTTGATGTATCTCATCCAGAATCACAAGTATGGCTTGAAAAATTTTGTCGCGATTTACGAGCTCAACCTTTCTATCGTGATACATTAGGACCTTTATTACCCAACTGTTTTATTGAATCATTACATCATTGGATGCAAAGACGTTGTGAAGATCCCATTGATtcacatattaattatacaccTTGTTGTAAAAAAAGTGAATTTCCATATAATGCTAGCACTTTACAACGATGTGCGGTTGAAGcaaatgcaaaattatatagtactcCATCGTATTTGTGGGTTCGTAATGGTGTTTCTGCTggtttaaaatttttgaatGAACCAAATCTTAAACAATTACAAGTatcaaatgaaacaaattctataataatgcCAACGCCTAAAATTAAAGCTCTAGTCGTCGAGTATGACagcatatataattatagtctttcattttcaaatatggATCAGTTTTTTCAtcag gtTGAAACATGGATGCAAAATCAGTTAAAGAAAGCTCCATTAGGAATGCGCGGTGGTTGGTTCGTTAGTAgattagaattttatgaattacagAGAACATTGTATGAAGGAACGCTTTGGGCAATGGGCGTTTCATTGGTTCTAGCTCTCATAGTGTTAGCTTTAGTAACATTTAATCCCCTTATCAGTTTATATGCAATTGTAACAATTGGAGCAGCAATTGTAGTAACAATTGCTGGTTTGATTCTTCTTGGTTGGAAATTAAATGTTCTAGAAAGTGTTGCAGTATCTACAGCAatag gttTGACTGTAGATTTTAgtttacattatgtagtaagTTACAGAGCATGTACTtctaaagagaaagaagataaagtGAAAACAGCTCTTGCACAGATGGCTGGTCCAACTTTAATGGCTTCTCTCACAAGCGGTGCAGCTGGTGCTCTTATGTTACCTTCATGTGTATTAGCATATATacaaattggaatttttttgtTCCTTGTAATGAGTATAAGTTGGATATATGCTACATTTTTTTTGTGTTCGGTATTAGCAGTAATAGGTCCATCATCTCAGTTTGCTCAGTTTCAATATCCCAG ATTAAATctattatggaaatattttcgcaaGAACAAGTCTGGAGATGTGCCTGAATCAAGTACAGATAATAGTGGAGCTAGAAGAAAGATTAAAGGAAGAGGAATGTGGTCAGAATCTACTTTAAGTACATCTAGTACAGTATGTCAATTCCACTGTAATGAAATAGAAACTTTCACAAGACCACCGCCATCACCATCACTACCTCCATCACCATCATCAGCATTACTTCAGTAA
- the LOC122577301 gene encoding piggyBac transposable element-derived protein 4-like produces the protein MGAKFALISTIWDNFIENSQNCYKPGANITIDEQFIPTKARCRFMQYLPNKPDKFGIKFWLASDVQTKYVVNGFPYLGKNEKRAPSQPLGEFVVLKLIKPYSMKGRTIFYKFVTGI, from the coding sequence ATGGGTGCCAAATTTGCACTAATATCAACCATTTGGGATAACTTTATTGAAAACAGCCAGAATTGCTATAAACCTGGTGCAAACATTACAATAGATGAGCAATTTATCCCAACCAAAGCCAGATGCAGGTTTATGCAATATTTACCGAATAAACCAGACAAATTCGGAATTAAATTTTGGCTGGCATCCGATGTTCAAACAAAGTATGTTGTAAATGGATTTCCTTATTtaggaaagaacgaaaaacgAGCACCATCGCAACCTCTGGGTGAATTTGTGGTACTCAAACTTATTAAACCATATAGTATGAAGGGAAGGACAATTTTTTACAAGTTTGTCACTggcatataa
- the LOC122577712 gene encoding targeting protein for Xklp2-like, with translation MLCAALKIAQNNKKTNVPNCFTELRIIRAYSIIMDTKSEQTITPVGVTKNDSKVPFWKFWQENIKPKSGDTNLNHRFENCWKKYRNSRKDSWDEIESPQFVDFFNPPDIGDSFFNKAIITTSTPNQGHTNTKHPNTILDDETLVVSLSNIYLSNITFDNHEETYVNSDDSQGQEKGKYVVHNATKLELKANVTASNKTKMMQRIEVVYPFTSDLQKKSTQGGKQENIKKILKDENKEKKVEKSNNCNKKIKQSTDLWKKPPFVPHLSKQKLPPPKSPPLRTASRAQERKRFDENIQEKNRQKEQMIQMAIAAKKKQEEEEIALLRKQMVHKAQPIHKYKIGLPKINKRPLTDPVSPIVLKRRRRI, from the exons ATGTTATGTGCAGCTCtaaaaattgcacaaaataacaaaaagacGAATGTACCTAATTGTTTTACAG AATTAAGGATAATACGGGCATACTCGATAATAATGGACACAAAATCGGAACAAACAATAACGCCGGTAGGAGTCACGAAGAATGATTCAAAAGTAccattttggaaattttggcAGGAGAACATAAAACCGAAAAGTGGAGACACCAATTTGAATCAtcgatttgaaaattgttggaaaaaatatagaaattcaaGAAAAGACAGTTGGGACGAGATCGAATCTCCACAATTTGTGGATTTTTTTAATCCACCGGATATAGGAGATTCGTTTTtca ACAAGGCAATTATAACTACAAGCACGCCAAATCAGGGTCATACAAACACAAAACATCCGAATACGATACTAGACGATGAAACGTTGGTTGT atcTCTAAGTAATATCTATTTATCCAATATAACATTTGATAATCATGAAGAAACATATGTAAATAGTGATGATTCTCAGGGgcaagaaaaaggaaaatatgtGGTTCATAATGCTACCAAACTG GAGCTTAAAGCTAACGTTACAGCAtctaataaaacgaaaatgatGCAGAGAATCGAGGTCGTATACCCCTTCACTTCtgatttacaaaaaaaaagtacGCAAGGgggaaaacaagaaaatattaaaaag ATATTGAAAGATGAAAACAAAGAGAAGAAGGTagaaaaatctaataattgcaataagaaaattaaGCAGAGTACCGAC CTGTGGAAGAAACCACCATTTGTACCACATTTGTCAAAACAGAAATTACCACCGCCAAAATCTCCACCTTTACGTACAGCGTCTCGAGCGCAAGAAAGAAAACGCTTTGACGAAAATATACAAGAGAAGAACAGACAAAAAGAACAAATGATACAAATG gcAATTGCTGCTAAGAAAAAgcaagaggaggaagaaattgCATTACTAAGAAAACAAATGGTTCATAAAGCTCAACCAAttcacaaatataaaattggtttaccgaaaattaataaacgaccTTTAACTGATCCTGTAAGTCCGATAGTATTGAAACGTCGTCGTCGCatataa
- the LOC122577271 gene encoding ubiquitin-conjugating enzyme E2 S isoform X1: MIRINFCLRTLTAISNVENLSPQIIRRVAKEMSELAEQPPEGIRVVLNEEDVTDIQAIIEGPSGTPYAGGFFRVKLALGKDFPQGPPKAFFLTKIFHPNVAKNGEICVNTLKKDWKSDLGIKHILLTVKCLLIVPNAESALNEEAGKLLLERYDDYSERAKMMTEIHAQGGGKGSKAGLDSCTSSEVGGPLPKKHAGDKKLSAEKKKILKDKKRTLKRL, translated from the exons ATGATACGTATTAATTTCTGTCTGCGAACTTTAACAGCG ATATCAAATGTTGAAAACTTATCTCCACAAATTATTCGACGTGTAGCTAAAGAAATGAGTGAATTAGCTGAACAACCACCCGAGGGTATTCGAGTTGTTTTAAATGAAGAAGATGTTACTGACATTCAAGCTATTATAGAAGGACCCT CGGGAACGCCATATGCTGGCGGTTTCTTCAGAGTAAAATTAGCTCTTGGCAAAGATTTTCCTCAAGGACCACCAAAGGCATTTTTCcttacaaaaatttttcatcCAAATGTTGcaaaaaatggagaaatttGTGTCAATACCTTAAAAAAGGATTGGAAATCAGATCTCGgaattaaacatatattacTA aCTGTAAAATGTCTCTTAATAGTGCCAAATGCAGAATCTGCTTTAAATGAAGAAGctggtaaattattattagaaaggTATGACGATTATTCCGAACGAGCAAAAATGATGACAGAAATACATGCACAG GGAGGTGGAAAAGGCAGCAAAGCAGGTCTGGATAGTTGCACATCCTCTGAAGTCGGAGGACCCCTCCCAAAAAAGCATGCAGGAGATAAAAAACTATcagcagaaaagaaaaagatattgaaagaCAAGAAGAGGACACtcaaaagattataa
- the LOC122577709 gene encoding Bardet-Biedl syndrome 1 protein homolog, translated as MHGLRAAHNIGDLGTSRWLEALWEPATRLYTLPNALDMLDVSGDGDARLVCVDLGTLGVNSPKIRVYKGGDQITEHNMIDPPCGVVGFYTENGEPRSSVLAVGVGSSVYIFKNMRPYFKYCLPHIDVHPKEREIWHKAGMDEELNVLTLADELDLLLKELGAGFISPRTLKFLSMDPNLRSSFAEQYRRVPLIKSNALTAISVIRRDSWNDPASSCLVLGTEFGEVLILDPRTFSVMDKHLLEWPPVAFACTGLWTGDGSIVIVGRDGKIGAIRRGRPVKLWEKLPSPAVAISALNNGSVAVTIMDSTLIGFSRKGIKIWHVRVPGAILDSVSLPVPQIGLSLLAVSTAGYGIRVYDGKHHVDTLKIMEPVSAMKYGKMGQEERTMAMVTVGGGLCVKILKRTADFNIHNAISNLPSTDSTKFLVPKKTRLFVEQTIRERSEAKKIHSTFQQGLLRLRLMVAKKLVESLNDSQVAGPHLLTMEATVLGLGPNYQIRILLTNISDELSDTDLYIVCRSENTEVKPRVMDVPLLPNAISIPMMINAILKSNISGRIEILLCKKSKTKPITVTTVVLPAAEEDIEV; from the exons ATGCACGGTTTACg AGCTGCACATAACATTGGTGATCTTGGTACCAGTCGATGGTTGGAAGCGCTTTGGGAACCAGCAACCCGATTATACACTTTACCAAATGCGCTTGATATGCTAGATGTAAGCGGTGATGGAGACGCTAGACTTGTCTGTGTCGATCTAGGAACACTCGGTGTCAATTCGCCTAAA ataagAGTTTATAAAGGAGGTGACCAGATAACAGAACACAACATGATAGATCCACCCTGTGGAGTGGTTGGATTTTACACAGAAAATGGAGAACCTCGATCATCCGTACTGGCAGTGGGTGTTGGTTCTAGCGTCTACATCTTCAAAAACATGAGACCGTATTTTAAATACTGTTTGCCACACATTGACGTACACCCGAAGGAACGGGAG ATTTGGCATAAGGCTGGAATGGACGAGGAATTGAACGTGTTAACACTAGCCGACGAACTGGATTTACTGTTAAAGGAACTCGGAGCGGGATTTATCTCGCCGCGAACACTAAAATTCCTATCCATGGATCCGAATTTGAGGTCTAGCTTCGCGGAACAATACAGAAGAGTTCCACTGATTAAAAGTAATGCTTTGACTGCGATTTCTGTGATTCGAAGAGACTCATGGAACGATCCAGCAAGTAGTTGTCTCGTGCTGGGCACGGAATTCGGAGAAGTACTTATTTTGGATCCTCG AACATTTTCTGTTATGGATAAACATTTATTGGAATGGCCGCCGGTTGCTTTCGCGTGTACAGGTTTATGGACCGGCGATGGGAGTATAGTAATTGTTGGAAGAGATGGTAAGATAGGTGCGATAAGAAGAGGAAGACCCGTGAAACTTTGGGAAAAATTACCATCGCCGGCTGTAGCCATTTCAGCCCTTAATAACGGAAGCGTTGCGGTTACCATCATGGACAGCACTTTGATCGGCTTCTCTAGGAAG gGAATTAAAATTTGGCATGTTCGTGTTCCGGGTGCGATTTTGGATTCGGTAAGTTTACCAGTTCCGCAAATTGGCCTTTCTTTGCTCGCTGTGAGTACCGCTGGTTATGGCATCCGCGTGTACGACGGGAAACATCACGTGGACACGTTAAAAATCATGGAACCAGTTTCTGCGATGAAG TATGGTAAAATGGGTCAAGAAGAACGAACGATGGCGATGGTCACCGTGGGAGGTGGACTGTgtgtaaaaattctaaaacggACTGCGGACTTCAATATTCACAACGCGATATCCAATTTACCGTCAACTGATAGCACCAAATTTTTAGTACCGAAGAAAACGCGATTGTTCGTTGAGCAAACGATACGAGAAAGGTCAGAAGCGAAGAAGATTCATTCTACTTTTCAGCAAGGTCTTCTTCGACTGAGATTGATGGTAGCCAAAAAATTAGTCGAATCTTTGAACGATAGTCAAGTTGCGGGACCACATCTGCTTACCATGGAAGCTACCGTTTTGGGATTGGGACCCAATTATCAGATTCGTATTTTATTGACGAACATATCCGACGAATTGTCCGATACGGACCTGTACATCGTTTGCAGAAGCGAAAACACGGAAGTGAAACCACGAGTGATGGACGTACCTTTGTTACCAAACGCCATTTCGATTCCTATGATGATCAATGCGATTTTGAAGAGTAACATTTCCGGAAGGATAGAGATTTTGTTGTGTAAGAAATCGAAAACGAAACCAATAACTGTGACCACAGTAGTTTTGCCTGCTGCCGAAGAAGATATCGAAGTTTAA